The Fusobacterium necrophorum subsp. necrophorum genome has a window encoding:
- a CDS encoding ABC transporter permease, producing the protein MKKKYFFLFLLLLSVQFFLPRYLPADPFLFLASDGSDVVSYTEEEIMKYKEYYGLHKPLLEQYFSYIFGILRGDLGYSIYFKEKVMSLILKRFIWTFGIVVFSMSISFIAGIFLGSFSAWKWETKIDDILYQIMVILSEIPSFIIANIILMFFIIRWRVLPTAGGMTPFIEVSLSWKFVFDLIKHAVLPSLTLSLLRLPDFYFISRASMIQELQKKYVETAEAKSLSSYVILWKHCFPNAMNPILTRFLLSMQMMFNASLIVENVFRYPGIGKLIRDAVYYRDYLLLQGIFFMMTALILGLSLLGENYYRYMEKRRKL; encoded by the coding sequence ATGAAGAAAAAGTACTTTTTTCTATTTTTACTTCTTTTGAGCGTACAGTTTTTTTTACCGAGATATTTGCCGGCGGATCCTTTTCTTTTTCTGGCTTCGGACGGAAGTGATGTGGTCAGTTATACCGAAGAAGAAATTATGAAATATAAGGAATACTATGGCTTACATAAACCTTTGCTGGAACAATATTTCAGTTATATATTCGGAATCCTACGAGGAGATTTGGGCTATAGTATTTATTTCAAAGAAAAGGTGATGTCACTCATTTTGAAGCGTTTTATTTGGACTTTCGGGATTGTCGTTTTTTCTATGAGTATCAGCTTTATTGCAGGAATTTTTTTAGGAAGTTTCAGCGCTTGGAAATGGGAGACGAAGATAGATGATATTCTATATCAAATTATGGTGATACTTTCTGAAATTCCCAGTTTTATCATTGCAAATATCATTTTAATGTTTTTTATTATTCGTTGGAGAGTCCTTCCTACAGCAGGAGGGATGACTCCTTTTATAGAAGTGAGTCTATCTTGGAAGTTTGTATTTGATTTGATAAAACATGCAGTATTACCGAGTTTGACACTTTCACTCTTACGATTGCCGGATTTTTACTTTATCAGTCGAGCTTCCATGATACAGGAGCTTCAAAAGAAATATGTGGAAACTGCGGAAGCAAAGTCTTTGTCTTCCTATGTCATCTTATGGAAGCATTGTTTTCCCAATGCTATGAATCCAATTTTAACTCGTTTTTTACTTTCTATGCAGATGATGTTCAATGCCTCTTTGATTGTGGAAAATGTGTTTCGATATCCGGGCATTGGAAAATTGATTCGAGATGCTGTATATTATCGAGATTATTTGTTATTACAAGGAATTTTTTTTATGATGACGGCTCTGATTTTAGGTCTTAGTCTTTTAGGAGAAAACTATTATCGCTATATGGAAAAAAGGAGAAAATTGTGA
- a CDS encoding ABC transporter permease: MKVRLAYVILGFIFLLALFPYFSFLKSASVPSGEALLAPSLTHWFGTDDLGIDIFAEICYGAKNVLTVSCISAFLASIAGSFLGVLAGYYGGVFDEIFLGILDFFMSIPELLLMVLLGSMLGPSLRNIILSIVLVAWVVPAKLVRSEVLKQKQARYIQLSKLYGASFLHLLQWHFWKPVFSIFLISVIRLMNRAILMEASLSYLGLGDPLSKSWGMIITRAMDFPNIYLTDFWKWWLLFPILFMVSTVLSVAVIGQNIEKTIGGRYRKEWKKY, from the coding sequence GTGAAAGTAAGACTTGCTTATGTTATTTTAGGCTTTATTTTTTTACTTGCTTTATTTCCTTATTTCTCTTTTTTGAAGTCAGCTTCCGTTCCCAGTGGAGAAGCCTTACTGGCTCCCAGTCTAACACATTGGTTCGGAACGGATGATTTGGGGATTGATATTTTTGCAGAGATCTGTTATGGAGCCAAGAATGTGTTGACAGTCTCTTGCATCAGTGCTTTTTTGGCATCGATAGCGGGAAGCTTTTTAGGAGTGTTGGCAGGATACTATGGAGGAGTTTTCGATGAAATCTTTCTAGGAATTCTTGATTTTTTTATGAGCATTCCGGAGTTACTTCTCATGGTATTATTGGGCAGTATGTTAGGACCGAGCTTACGGAATATTATTTTGTCCATTGTTTTAGTCGCCTGGGTTGTTCCCGCTAAATTGGTAAGAAGTGAAGTATTGAAGCAAAAACAGGCAAGGTATATTCAACTTTCCAAATTGTATGGAGCTTCTTTTCTTCATTTACTTCAATGGCATTTTTGGAAGCCTGTTTTTTCCATTTTTTTAATCAGTGTCATTCGTTTGATGAATCGAGCTATTTTAATGGAAGCCTCTTTGTCCTATTTGGGTTTAGGAGATCCTCTGTCAAAAAGTTGGGGGATGATTATTACAAGGGCAATGGATTTTCCAAATATTTACCTGACTGATTTTTGGAAATGGTGGTTGCTGTTTCCGATTCTGTTTATGGTATCTACGGTATTGTCTGTTGCCGTCATAGGGCAGAATATAGAGAAAACAATAGGAGGAAGGTATCGAAAAGAATGGAAGAAATATTAA
- a CDS encoding ABC transporter substrate-binding protein — translation MKIKKYKIVLILFLLLFVFISCGKQEAIKEEQDIILREEGGDFGYPNPFRHQNRGPGFFKMELIYDSLLEKDEKGLIPWLAKEWEVSEDGQSFTFTLVENAKWQDGVPLTPEDVAFSIKYFEKHPPVRGGLMLHGKYLMDRVEIEGNKIKIHTPEYRPTALEKIGSMRILPKHIWEKVTDPEKFSGEGDVVGSGPYKLVSYNPEQGSYKMERFDEFWGWKPAVKAIEWIPVSDKVLAFQNGEIDITLLPVDLLPEFEKKKEFVIKKNFGLHNYRLYFNFDKIAAFKNKKVRQAMAYAIDRKELIEKLERGAGLEGSQGYLPPTHEMYYKDLPKYSFDMEKAKELMSKELANGETIEVEILVGNSPKEVKMAELLKIRLEEIGILLKVVSIDGKARDSKIKNYDYEMAIVKSGGMGGDADMLREIYSSKVKKPNLAAYENEELEKLLYQQSIEKDKEKRKKVVEEIQKLLAEEIPMMLLYGEIDNTVYRPEKYNRWTTRYDHTKLDHPKLSYIIRPE, via the coding sequence ATGAAAATAAAGAAATACAAAATAGTTTTAATACTGTTCTTATTGCTTTTTGTATTTATATCCTGTGGAAAGCAAGAGGCGATAAAGGAAGAACAAGACATTATACTGCGAGAAGAGGGAGGAGATTTCGGTTATCCGAATCCTTTTCGACATCAAAATCGAGGACCGGGTTTTTTCAAAATGGAGCTTATCTATGACTCTTTATTGGAAAAAGATGAAAAAGGATTGATTCCTTGGTTGGCAAAAGAATGGGAAGTCAGTGAAGATGGACAGTCTTTTACTTTTACTTTGGTGGAAAATGCAAAATGGCAGGACGGAGTTCCTTTAACTCCTGAAGATGTTGCATTTTCTATCAAATATTTTGAAAAACATCCTCCGGTACGAGGAGGATTGATGTTACATGGAAAGTACTTAATGGATAGAGTGGAAATAGAAGGAAATAAAATAAAAATTCATACACCGGAGTACAGACCGACCGCCTTGGAAAAAATTGGAAGTATGCGTATTCTTCCAAAGCATATTTGGGAAAAGGTGACAGATCCGGAAAAATTTTCAGGAGAGGGAGATGTTGTGGGCTCAGGACCTTATAAATTGGTATCCTACAATCCGGAGCAAGGTTCCTATAAAATGGAACGATTTGATGAATTTTGGGGTTGGAAACCGGCAGTGAAGGCAATAGAGTGGATTCCCGTCAGTGATAAGGTTTTAGCCTTTCAAAATGGAGAAATTGATATTACTTTGCTTCCTGTAGATTTATTACCGGAGTTTGAAAAGAAGAAAGAATTTGTCATAAAGAAAAATTTCGGCTTACATAATTACAGATTGTATTTTAATTTCGATAAGATAGCTGCTTTTAAGAATAAGAAAGTAAGACAGGCAATGGCCTATGCAATTGATCGAAAGGAGTTAATCGAAAAATTGGAAAGAGGAGCCGGTTTAGAAGGGAGTCAAGGATACCTGCCTCCGACTCATGAAATGTATTACAAAGATTTACCGAAGTATTCTTTCGATATGGAAAAAGCGAAAGAACTTATGAGTAAGGAATTGGCAAACGGGGAAACAATAGAAGTGGAAATTTTAGTAGGAAATTCTCCGAAAGAAGTCAAAATGGCGGAACTTTTAAAAATACGTTTGGAAGAGATAGGGATTCTATTAAAAGTTGTAAGTATTGACGGAAAGGCGAGAGATTCCAAGATTAAAAATTATGACTATGAAATGGCCATTGTCAAATCCGGAGGAATGGGAGGAGATGCGGATATGCTACGAGAAATTTATTCCTCTAAGGTAAAAAAACCGAATTTAGCAGCTTATGAAAATGAAGAGTTGGAAAAATTGTTGTATCAACAATCCATAGAAAAAGATAAAGAAAAACGGAAAAAAGTGGTGGAAGAAATTCAAAAACTATTGGCGGAAGAAATCCCGATGATGTTATTGTATGGGGAAATCGACAATACTGTGTACAGACCGGAAAAGTATAATCGTTGGACCACACGCTATGATCATACCAAGCTGGATCATCCAAAATTGTCCTATATCATAAGACCGGAATAA
- a CDS encoding DUF561 domain-containing protein: protein MKKTDRLCEMFGIEYPIFQGAMAWIANGNLAGSVSRDGGLGIIAGGGMPGDVLRVEIRKAKAIAGKKPIGVNLMLMSDNIEEQVNICVEEKVEVVTTGAGNPGIYIETLKAAGIKVCPVVASVALAKRMEKIGVDAVIAEGMEGGGHIGSISTMSLLPQIVDAVNIPVICAGGVASGRQMLAALAMGASGVQCGTIFIVAKECQAHENYKKAVLKAKDRSTVSTGNYTGHPVRVLENKFAKEILEMEKSGASKEEIEAKGTGKLRLAVVDGDVNAGSVMAGQVAAMVQEEKTTKEILTTLMKELEEAKERLKQEF from the coding sequence ATGAAAAAAACGGATAGATTGTGTGAGATGTTCGGGATAGAGTATCCAATTTTTCAGGGAGCTATGGCATGGATTGCCAATGGGAATTTAGCCGGAAGCGTCTCCAGAGACGGAGGCTTAGGAATTATTGCGGGCGGAGGGATGCCCGGAGATGTATTGCGAGTGGAAATTCGAAAAGCAAAAGCCATTGCGGGAAAGAAACCCATCGGTGTGAATTTGATGCTAATGTCAGATAACATTGAAGAACAGGTGAATATTTGTGTGGAAGAAAAAGTGGAAGTTGTTACAACAGGAGCAGGGAATCCGGGAATTTATATCGAAACTTTAAAAGCTGCCGGAATTAAAGTTTGTCCTGTGGTTGCCTCTGTCGCTTTGGCAAAAAGGATGGAAAAAATTGGAGTAGATGCCGTGATTGCGGAAGGAATGGAGGGAGGAGGACACATCGGAAGTATTAGTACGATGTCTTTATTACCTCAGATTGTGGATGCCGTTAATATTCCGGTTATTTGTGCAGGCGGTGTGGCAAGTGGAAGACAGATGTTGGCGGCTCTTGCTATGGGAGCTTCCGGAGTACAATGTGGAACAATTTTCATTGTGGCGAAAGAATGTCAGGCACATGAAAATTATAAAAAAGCAGTTTTGAAGGCAAAAGATCGCTCTACCGTTTCTACAGGGAATTATACCGGACATCCGGTACGAGTTTTGGAAAATAAATTTGCAAAGGAAATTTTGGAAATGGAAAAATCCGGAGCTTCGAAAGAAGAAATTGAAGCAAAAGGAACAGGAAAGTTACGATTGGCTGTGGTCGACGGAGATGTCAATGCCGGAAGTGTTATGGCGGGACAAGTTGCAGCTATGGTACAGGAAGAAAAAACTACCAAAGAAATTTTAACAACTTTGATGAAAGAATTGGAAGAAGCAAAGGAAAGATTGAAACAAGAGTTTTAA